CCTTGGCTTAAGTTGACGAAGCCAACGGCCTGTTGGTTGTGAATGCCGGTAGAGGTGGTGTCCTGTTCATCTTCGTGAATGGTGAATTTTCCATCTTGATCCGTCTTTGCGGATTTGCCTTTCTGAAGAAGACTGACAGAGGCGTCTGCGATTGCCTTGCCGTCTGCCTTACTGGTGACGGTCCCTTGTACCGTATAGGCGAAAGCTGTGGTGCACAGGGCTGTTGAGAGCACCATGGGCGCAACTCGTAAAATGGATTTATTCATTCTTTCACTCCTTTTATATCCCAACAGGTTTTGAATGTTCTGTGTAACAATAAACTAATCTGAAATGGGACTGATATAGCGGGGCGTTACGGACGTGTTGTTGATAAATCGTCTATAACTAAATGTTTACAATCTGCCTTTTGTGAATGTTGTAAAAAATGTTTTCCAATTGGCTTGTGAATTTGTTTGAATAGGGCTTTGTTAAATTTTTAAATTTGGTATGCTGAGTTTTGAGGGTTGGTTATGTTGTTGCGGAAGTTAATCACTTCAGTTCTTTTACTTGTCTTGTCGGGGCTTGCCTCTGATGGCAAATTGCTTGGTGATGGCAGTGCTGAAAATCCATGGCAGATTGCCGATTATGAGGATTTGAAGGTTGTCGGTACAGATGTATATCCTCTTACTGGCTTTTACATCCTGACGGGTGATATTGATGCTTCCGCTTCGGTCAATGAAAATTGCGAGGAAGAGGGGTGCAAGGGCTTTATTCCTTTGGCAATGGGTTCTTCATTTTCGGGATCTCTGGATGGCCAGGGGCATTCCATTAACCACTTGTATATTTGGGAACCTTCCAAGGATTATGTGGGATTTATTTCCAGGCTGGTGGGAACCCTTACGAATTTGAAGTTTGACGATCTCAGTGTTACCGGTAGCTTCAAGTATTCTGACCATGTAGGCGGTGTAGTGGGTGCCGTGACGGAAAACGGTAAAGTTTCCAATGTCCATGTGACCAACGGATTCGTCTATGGATATCGTTACGTTGGAGGCGTGGCGGGCCTTGTTTCTACAACGGATGAATACACGGTAGATTACTCTCTGGAGGATGTTTCTTATCAGGGGAGGGCTGTGGGTAAAAGAGATGTTGGCGGAATTGCGGGCTATGTAAGGGCCAATGTCAAGAAGGCTGTGTCGGATGTTTCAGTTTATGTGAAGGTGGAAAATGCCGGTGGAATCGCTGGCGATATGATTGCCTATAGCGATGGCTCCTGCTCTGTTGTGGAAAGTCAATCCAGGGTTGTTTTCCATTCGCTGGACTGGGGCATCGATAATGTGGGCGGAATTGCGGGTCGAGCAGACAATTGCGATTTGTATTTGAATAAGGCCAATGTGGATTTCAATGTGGTCAATCCATTTAGCCAGTATCCTATAGAAAGCAGCGTAGGTGGCCTTGTGGGATATTCTGACAATGGTCGAATTTATTTCTCCCGAGCTCAAGGTTCAGTATTTGGCCGGGCAACTGTAGGTGGCCTGGTGGGGAATAACGAAGGATCTCTTGCCTATTCTTACTTTATGGGTAACGTCAATGGCGGTAAGGTTGTAGGTGGCCTTGTGGGTATGAATAACAAGTCTGTGAACAATTGCTATGCCGTTGCTGCCATCTACGGAAATAAGGATGTGGGAAACCTGGTGGGGGACGGAAGTGAGCCGAAGAATTCTTTCTGGAATAAGGATGTTTCCAATTTGACGGTTGGCGATTATGGACTGTCTACAGAAGGGATGATCCAGTCTGCCGCTGATATAGGGAAGGAACTTGATAGTGAATCCTGGAGTTTTGAAATTGTCCCGGTTGCCATGCCTACTGCAGGTGGAAAGAGACCTGAGTCTCCGGAAGTAAAAGTTGCTGTTGGTGGCGATCACGAATTGTTTGGACAGTGGCTGGACTGGGCTGTATTCAATAAGGCTAGGGATTCCATCTACTTCGCCTATCGTGTGGGATACGTTTCTGGTATTGATACCATCTGGGGGACGTCCAGCTATATGGCCGTTCCTAACAAGATTGAAATTTCATCTTTTGAGGAGCTGGGTAAGATTGGTCGCGATGCGGCTTACCCGTTGGCCGCTCGATATGAATTGACTGCAGATATTGATGGGGCGGATATTCTCTTTACGCCTATTGGCGACACTCTGGATCCATTTACGGGAATCTTTAACGGGAACGGACATGCCATCAGTAACTTGAAAATCAATGAGCCCCGTCGTAACTATACAGGCTTGTTTGGGGTGACTAGTTACGGGACTATTGAAAACTTGAAACTTCATAATGCAGATGTGAATGGCTCTGTTGCTGTTGGCGCCTTGGTGGGTAATTCTAAGGATGCCATTATTCGTAATGTGAAGTCCGTTGACGGAAATGTGGTTGGCGTAGATTCCGTAGGTGGATTAGTAGGTGTACTTGGTTGGATTGACGAAGATGCTGGCTTTATGAATCAGGTTTCTGCAACAGGTAAGGTCACCGGACGTAACTGTGTGGGAGGGCTTGCCGGAACCAATACTTTCGTGGATGTGCAAAATTCCTATGCCATCGGCCTTGTGAAGGGCGTAAGCGATGTGGGCGGCTTGGTTGGCTTCAATTACGGCAACGCCCAATGGGCCAATGTCCAGACCTCCTATTTTGCTGGCGCAGTAGAAGGTAAAAACACCCAGGGTGTTGTTGGCTTTGAGGGGGATTCCAGGGATACTTTATGCTATTTCAATAAGGACCTGGTGAGAAATGATGATGATGCGTCTGGATTGACTACCAACGAAATGGTCCAGCAGGCATCCTTCAAGGGATTTGACTTTGATAATGTCTGGGAAATCCAGGAAGGAGTTTCTTATCCCTATTTCAAGGATATGGACGCTGTCATGCCTGGCGCCATGGGCGAAAGCGTTCGTCCTGAGAAGACGATGAACCTTGCGGAACCTGTTCCTGAGAATAAAACGCTTGTTGTTCTTCGCAAAGGCGTTAAGGCCAACGTGATGTTTGAAATCCCGCGAGAAGGTGAAGTCTCCTTCGCGGTCGTGGATGTGCAGGGACGTGAAATTCTCCGTAAGAATATGGGCCGCTTATCCGTAGGACCCCATGTGAAAATGATGAGCCTGGAAGATGCTGCGCAGGGGCGCTTTGTTGCCGTTCTTTCCTTGGATGGCGAAACAATAGAAAGCGTAACGCTGAAATAATCGTTATTGCTTTTTTCGTAGCTCCCGCATGGCTTGACTTGCCAATTCGTGCACTTGTTGCTGCTGGGAAAACTTGTGGAAAGGAAGAATCCGTAGGTCCACAAGATCCTGTTTTTCAAAGTTCAGTATGTACTGAACGTTGGATAGAAAGACGATTCTCTGTCCGGCGAATTTCTTGACGGCATGGTTCATGGCGGAAAAGATCATCTTGAATTCTGTGGTATTGAATTCTGAACAGGAGAAGGTGTCTATGGCTTTTCCGTCGGTGCTGTTTTTGGATTCATTGTCGAATATCTGAGCAATGTAGGCCCCGCCGCCGGCACGCTCCTTATGTCCATAATCGCAGCTGCCGCCTACCCAGACATAGATAATTTCTTTTTCGAATTTCATCGCAGCTCGGCCACCCAGTCATAATCGGGGGTAACATGAATGGTGCTGATCCCGCAGGATGCTGCTGCATAAATATTAGCCTTGTTGTCGTCCAGGAAAACTGTGTTTTGGGCGTTGGGAAGATCGCTTGCTGTCAAAGTGAAAATCTTCTGGAATGAACGGATGTAAATTTCCGGATTGGGCTTTTCCAGGTGCAATTCCTGACTGAGGAAAGTGTGATGGAAGCAATCGTTCACATTGTTGGGGCCATGGGCTCCTACGCCAACATTAAACCAATGGTCCAAGCAATATTTCCAGTGAAGGTCATTGGTGTTGCTCAATAGGAATACATTAGCCTGTTTTTTTATGGCACAGAGGGCGTCAATCTTTCGCTGGGGAATATTTAAACAAATGGAATTCCAGGCGTCAGCGACTTGCTGACGAGTCGGCTTCGTCTGACAATCCCCATGATTCATTGGGTTGGCTGCGTTGGGTTTGCATCTTGCAATAATGGCGTCGCAGAACTGTTCAGTGGTCAATTTTCCAAGTTGATAGTTCTGCATAATCTTTGCTGTTTCACCAGCGTCAAATCGCAGTTCTTCTTCAGGAACTCCCAGTGCCTTAAATCCATCCAGAGCTTTCTGCATGTTGATGTCCAGAATGACACCGCCTAAGTCGAAGATGTAGTTTGTGAACTTCATGTTTAAATACTTGCGCCTAGTTTATGTGCGATCAATATTAAAAAATTTCAGGGCCATTTCGTATTGCGTGGTGATGGCATCGAAAAGATTGGGGAGGCAAAGACTAAGGTGTCGGCTGTTGCAAGGGTTGCCAACGAGAATTAAAACCTTACTCATAATTGAACGCTAGAAAGAATTCGCGGATGTAAAAAAGAACTTGCTCCGAAGAACAAGTTCCTTTCAAATGGAAGAATCTTGAACGATTACTTGTTCAACTTCTCGGTTGCAGCTGCGACGGAGAGCAGGTCGGCTTCCTGGAAGGGCTTGCCAATCCACTGGAGGCCAACGGGCAGGCCGCCGGCCTTGCCGCAAGGAACGCTAACGCCGGGGAGACCAGCCAGGTTCAAGCTAACGGTGTAGATGTCGCTCAGGTAAACTGCCATGGGATCGCTTTCGTTCATGCCGCACTTCAGGGGGAGACCCGGCATAGTGGGGCTGGCGATTACGTCGCATTCTTCGAATGCCTTGTTGAAGTCGTCAGTAATGAGGCGGCGAACCTTCTGGGCCTGGACGTAGTAAGCGTCGTAGAAACCTGCAGAGAGAACGTAGCTACCCAAGAGAATGCGGCGCTGGACTTCCTTACCGAAGGCTTCGCTGCGGCTCATGGAGTACAGGTCGATAAGCTTGCGGGCATCCTTGCTGCGGTAACCGTAGCGAACGCCATCGTAGCGGCTCAGGTTGGAACTTGCTTCTGCAGTTGCAATGATGTAGTAGCTGGAGACTGCGTTACCGATGTTGGGGAGGCTCACTTCCTTGATGGTTGCGCCTTCTGCTTCCAACTTCTTCAGCATGGCTTCGATAGCAGCCTTGCATTCCGGGTCCAGACCTTCGGCGAAGTATTCCTTAGGAACACCGATGACCTTGCCCTTAACGCCAGCGTCCAGCTTGGCGGTAAAGTCTTCTGCAGGGCGGGTGCTGGTGGTGTTATCGTGAGCGTCAACGCCGACGATTGCGTTCAGCAAGAGGGCTGCATCCTTAACGGTAGAACCGAAGGGGCCAATCTGGTCCAGGGAGCTAGCGTAAGCCAACAGGCCGTAACGGGAAACGCGACCATAGGTGGGCTTCAGGCCAACAACGCCAGTGCAGGCTGCCGGCTGACGGATAGATCCACCAGTGTCAGAACCCAGAGCGCAGGAAACAGTGCCGCTGGCAACTGCAACTGCGGAACCACCGGAGGAACCACCCGGCACGCGGGTTTCGTCCAGAGGATTCTTTACGGGGCCGAAATAAGAAGTTTCATTGGAAGAACCCATGGCGAATTCGTCCATGTTGGTCTTACCGATGATGATGGCGCCTGCTGCTTCCAGCTTTTCGACTGCGGTAGCGGTGTAGGGAGCCACAAAGTTTTCCAGAATCTTGGAGGCTGCGGTAGTGCGAGTTCCTTCAAGGCACATGTTGTCCTTGATGGCCACGGGAATGCCGTCCAAGGCGCCCAGAGTCTTGCCTTCTGCACGACGCTTGTCGGATTCAGCGGCCTTTGCAAGGGCGCGTTCATTCAGAACGGAAATATATGCGTTTAAATTCTTAGTTGCATCAACCTTAGCGAGAGCTTCTTCAGTGAGCTTCACAGAAGTGGTGGCTCCGCTAGCCAGCTGAGCTTGCAATTCGTCGATAGTAATCATTACCTTTCTCCGGACCATTTCATAATATAAATGCCGACAACCATGCCGATGACGCTGGCAAAGTTAATCTTGAAACTGAAACCAAAGGCCAGTTTAATCATGTACAAGTCCAGAACCACGGGTTCCGGCTTGTCGGGAAAACCGATATTGAAGGGGAAGGAGGATACAAAGACGTTATGAACGATGTTGTTGTAACCGCCCGCATTCATCAATTCACCCAGCTGACCGAACAGCACGCCCAGGCATTCGCCAAGTACGCCACCGATAATCAGGCCCAGGACAATAAAAAGCACAAGACGTGCAAATGTGTTCTTTCTATTCATGGGAACAAATATAAAAAAAGCGGGTCTAGCCCGCTCGTATTGGAACAAGAATTAGGATTAAAACTTCCCTAATGAAGGCTAGTTACTTAATGCTCCAGTCAATTGTTTCCAGACCTTTACTTTCTAGGTAGGCGTTGGCCTTGCTGAAGTGTTTACAACCAAAGAAACCACGGTAAGCGGAAAGGGGGCTGGGGTGAGGGGCGGTTAGAATGAGATGACCCCGATTGGGAGCTACAAGCTCCTGTTTTTTTATGGCAAAGCTACCCCATAACAGGAATACCAAGTTTTCCCTCGTCTCGGAAAGGCGCTTGATGATGGTATCTGTAAACTGCTGCCAACCGATTCCCGCATGGCTGGCTGCCTGGTGGGCGCGTACCGTGAGGGAGGCGTTCAGCAGTAAAATTCCCTGCTGGGCCCAGGATTCCAGGTTGCCGTGGGGAGGGGGATTCAACCCCAGGTCATCGTGCAGTTCCTTAAAGATGTTAATGAGGGAAGGCGGAGGCTCAATCCCCATAGGGACGGAAAAGCAAAGCCCGTGGGCCTGTCCCGGATTATGGTAGGGGTCTTGCCCGATAATGACCGCTTTTACCTTTTCCACCGGGCAGAAGTCCAGTGCGGCGAAAATCTTGGAACCAGGAGGATAAATCACTTGTCCTGCGGCTTTTTCCTTTACCAGCGTGTCCTTGATCTGATGGAAGTAGGGCTGTTCGAACTGGTCTGCTAGCAGGTTCAGCCAGGATTCTTCAAGTTTTACGGTCATGGAAGTTTCCTTAGATTCGCTTGGCAAGAATGGCAATCTTTTCGCCCTTAAAGCGGGTGTAGAAAAGAATGGCGGATTCCTTGCCCTTGGGTTTTAGACGTTTGATTTCCTCGTCGGGATCCAGCTTTACGCCACGCAATTTCATAGTGAGCTTTCCCACGTTATGGCGTTTCAGCATGTCGCGTACAGCGCTAGTGGCGATCTCGCACTTGTCAAGAATCTGGAAGTTTGCAAATGCGGGTGCGGGCAGCGGGCTATCGCTTGTCACATAGGCAATGCCTTCGGATATCAGATGGGCGTCGGGAGCCGCCGCTACTGCAACGCTTCCAAACAGGTGGCTGCGAATGAGTAGTGCGGTAGGTTCGGCGATGAAATTGCTTACGGAACCCACAGGCAAATCGCTTTCGCTGGTGGCGTTGCGGAAACTACGTTCACAGCCGGGCAAGTCATGCTCGGCGTCCTTGTTGGAGGCCGCCTGAATGTCGCTGAGGGAACCGCTCCAGATGGCATCGGTGCCGTCTGCGGTCTTGACCACGTTGCCTTCCTTGTCTACCATAATGGCACGAACCTTCCCGGGGTTGATGGCCAACTTGCCGAACAGTACCAGCAGTTCGCGGCAGTCGGAGTGGCTGCCCAGATAGACCAGTTCCGCATCCTGCGGGATTTCGTCGGTGGGGTATCCCGGGGGAAGCTTTGCCATGCCGCCCTGATAGTGGCGGGAGATTTCCAGAACTTCCTCGAAGGTGGGCGTAAGATTGCGCAGGTCTCGCTGGTTTTCGCCTTCGACTGCGCGACGGGCCGGATCAATAGTGAAAAAGTCTGCGGGGCGTTTGGAATCTGCGTCTGCAGAGGAATTCTTGCGGGCCACTTCACGGACGTCGTCCAGAATGGTTTCGCCGGCGGTGCCACGGACCACCTGTGTGTTATAGCGATACATGGCTTGTCTTGCTTCGTCCAGATCGACTCCGATGACGTCGAAATCCTTCGGGATGAAATAGCTGTCGCCGCCCATCCCGCAGCAAAGATCGTGAACGACGGGGCGACCGCTCATCACTAGCCCCTGTTGGCCTGCGGACCATAAATTGGCTTTGTACTTGCCGATGTCCTGGGCGGTACTCTGTTCCAAGGCCAGCCTGTCGCACAGCAAGAACTTGTCGCTTTTCTTGCCCGCTTCGCCGTAAAACTTTTCGCGGAACTTGGGAACCAGGGCCATGTAATCCATAATGGCGGCGCGGTCCTCGTTGCTGTAACCCGCCTTGTTCAAGGCTGTGGAAATCTGCAAGGCGTCCATCTTTTTCTTGATGGCGTTCTGGATGAATTCCTGTACGGCAGGGGAGGTGAGCAAATCAAAGTCTTGCATACGGCAAATTTAAACATTGTTTACAAAAATAAACGAATCCAATCTTGCAAAATAGGATAGATTTGGGGTATGGGAAATTTTAAGGGAATAAAAAGGGCTTCGGCCTTCGGGTTGATGGTGACTGCCATGGTTGCCATTTCTGCATGTAGTGACTCCGATTCTGGAACTGGTTCAACATACGAATGTCAAACGCCTGGTGGGTGCGATGATCCTGGCTACATTTTGACCTCGTCATCTTCCAGTGTTTATGACATTGTCCCGGAATCTTCTTCTAATGTCATCCCCGACTCCGATCGGGGATCTAGCAGCTTGGAACCATCCCGTAGTTCTTCGTCTCATGTCGTCCCCGGCTCCGATCAGGGATCTAGCAGTGTGGAACTACCGGAAGTTTCGTCTTCCAGCGTGGTGTTTGATTCCGCTTTCTTTGGCGGTATTGAACCTCGCAGTTCCTCCTCTCATGTTATCCCCAGTTCCTCCTCTCATGTCATCCCCGACCACGATCGGGGATCTAGCGGCATGGAACCGCCTCGCAGTTCCTCTTCCCATGTCATCCCTGACCACGATCGGGGATCTAGCAGTGTGGAACCGCCGCCTAGTTCTTCGTCGGCACCGGCCCTCCCTCAGTATGCAAAGATTTTGGGAGTAGACATTTCCCAGATGCAGGAATTTGAAGCCAAGGGAACCCGCGTCTTGGATACGGATGGAACTCCCAAGGACGTTTTTGAACTGTTCCGCGATCATGGCTTCAACTATATTCGCTTAAAGACTTTTGTGGGTCCCAAGTCAAAGTACGGCTACGCTGCAGGTAGCTGTGACCAGGGGGCTGGAACCTTTGGTAGCAACTCCGAAGCCTTTGGTGACAAGGATCATGTGATTGCCTATGCCAAGCGTGCCAAGGCTGCGGGTATGAAGTTGTTGCTGGATTTCCATTATAGTGATAACTGGGCGGATCCGGGCAAGCAGATTATTCCCGAACGCTGGCGCAAGATCTCCAGTTCCGATGTGCTGGCGGATTCCGTTTATGCTTATACCAAGGACGTGTTGATCGCATTGAAAAATGCTGGTGCCCTGCCCGAAATGGTCCAGGTGGGTAATGAAATTACAAACGGCTTGCTTCGCGACGTGCCTAATGGATCCACCGACTGCTGGGGCAACAATGTGGACTTGGCCAACAGTTCCGTCAGCGGCGTCATGAGTAACGCCACGGGTATTGCCAATACAGCCAAGTATCTGGCTGCAGGCTCCCGCGCCGTGAAGGAAATCTCCAGCAGTATTAAGACAGTGTTCCATATCGAAAGTCCTCACAAGACTTCTACGGTGGAGTGGTGGATGAAATCCATTATCCAGAATTCCAAGGTTACTCCGGATGTAATGGCGTTCTCCGCCTATACAGCTTATGAGCACGGCAATCCTGATTCCTGGAAGACCCTCATGACTAATTTGGGGAAAACCTACACCAGTCTGGAATTTCTCATTGCGGAATACAATGGCGCTCAGACCAAGGATAGCTATAGCTTTGACGGATCCCGCGCTAAGACCCAGAAGGTTATGGAACAGGTCCCTCGTGGATTGGGTGCGTTCATCTGGGAGCCGGAACGTTCCGGAGCCTGGGGCACTTCCATGTTTGACTGGGTCGGGAACGATTTGAAGGCAAACCAGAGGGCCTTTGACGAGTACAAGGTGCTATTCTAGTTCACAAGTTGTTTATTCATTTTTGACGAAAAAATAAATTTCTGAGTAAGTAGGTGGGTGTCATGATTTGACACTCGCTTTTCTTATATTTGGGGTATGGATTTGAAGATTGTAAACTGTGATCCTTTTAATAATGCCTGTAAAGGGGTCTTTGTAAAATCCAAAAAAACTTTCGCGTGTGTATTGTTTTGTGTGGCTGTATTTGTATATTTGGCATGTACCATTAAATCGCTGTTAGAGGTGGAAAATTAAGCGCGTAATAGCGTGATTGCTGGCGGTCTGCCAGTAGTTAATAATGCGCTACGTATGGGCTTCGGCCTATGCGTAATCTGGTCCTTGGCCCTGTGGGCTTTGGCGGTTTTGGATTGACGTTTTTTTGACTAAAAATCATTTCGGGAGCAATGATTATGAACTACGATTACAAAAAAATTTCCGATATGGAAAATCGAACCGGCTTGAATGCTGAAGACTTTATCCTTCTGTGCGCTGCAAAGGGTGGTGATGATATTGCCTGCAGTAGGCTTTACCTGAACCATCAGGATGAAGTGGTGAATATGCACAAGTATGGTCCTGATGGAACCAACCCCAAGAATTTTGGCTTCAGCAAGAGTTACAACGGGGCTACCTACGAGGAGGCTTCCGGATACTGCTACCTGTGTTTCCACGAATGTGTGGCCCGCTATAACATGAATAGTGGAAAGGCCTTTATGGCTTGGGTTCGAGGCATTTTTGCCAAGCGAGGCCTGGACTGGGTAGAAGACCGCAATCCCGATCACTGGGATCGTGATGAGGAATCTGTACAGGCCGCCTCCGAAGATGTGTTCCGTCAGGATGACGTCCGCCCGGAAGTTTCCCATGAGGAAGAATTGCTTACTTCTGAGGGGGTGGAACAGATTCGTAGCTATATCAACAAGGCTGGGGACGATAACCTGAAGGAATTTCTGGAAGCCTGGCTTACTCTGGGCAATACCAAGAAGAATCCCATTACCGGCGTGGCTGCCGCTATGGGGGTGACTCGTCAGACCTCCCACAACTACATGAACGCTGTAAAGGCTCTGGCAAAGAGCCGTTTCGGCGAACATTTCTTTGGCCGCAGTTAAGACTGCAGGGGAGATTTTCTAAATTCCCGACCATGAAGATTGATGATTGGCGCATTCGTATTGATGAATTGAACGAGGAACTGATTGCCCTCCTGAACAAGAGGGCTACTTTTGCTACCGAAATTGGCAAGATCAAGAAAGAATTGGGCTTGCCGGTTTTGGATCAGGCCCGCGAGGACGCTGTGCTTGAAAAAGTAGGCTCCATGACCAAGGGCCCTCTTTCCTCCGATTCCATCAAGGAAATTTTCCGCACCATCATGGCTGAAACTCGAAAGGTGGAGGATTAAGATGGAACGCATCACGCTGGTTGGCTTTGGCCTTTTGGCAAGTTCCGTAGCATCCGCAATTAAGCAGGCGAACCTGCCTGTGAAAATCCGTGCGGTTAGTTCCCCTTCGACTCTGGAACGTGCCCGTCAGATGAACTTGGCGGACGAATTCTTCGGTTATGACCAGACCGCCGAATGGGTGAAGGACACGGACGTCATCTTGCTGTGCAGTCCTATCCTGCACATCTTAAAAACACTGGACGATCTTTCCAAGCTGCCCTCCGAAATCCTGCAGGCTTGTTCCAAGAAAATTCTGGTCAGCGATATTGGTAGTACCAAGGTGGAAATCTGCAAGGCAGGGACAAAACTGCCTGCGCCTTTCGTGTTTGTGGGTAGCCATCCTATGGCTGGTTCCGAAAAGCGGACCCTGGAATACAACGACCCCTCCATTTTTGAAAATGCTTACTGGTTTGTGTGCCCTCCTGACGGAACGAAGGAAGAAGACTACAAACCCTTATTGCAGTTGATTGACTTTGTTGGCGCCCATTCTGTGGTGTTCCCGCCGGAACATCATGATCGCACCATGGCATGGGTGAGCCATATGCCTCAGATGTTGAGCTCCACTCTGGCTGCCAACATCCCGGAGCGTCTGCTGAATTACAACTACCAGCATTATGCGGGCCGCGCCTTCCGCGATATGACTCGTATTGCCGCTTCCGGCTGGAATATGTGGCATGATATTGCGGTGACTAACCGTGGTGAAACCGTCCGCGCCCTCCGTGAAGTCCGTGAAGGTCTGGACGAGACCATCGCCGCCATGGACCGCCTCCAGGTGGTGAACGAAGGTAAGCCTGCTGAAAATGACTGCTCCGAAAATCTGGAAAAGGTTTTCAAGGCAGGAAATGACGGTCGAGCTAGTCTCTTTGCTCCGGGCCGTAATGCTGCCTCTTCCTTCTCCGAAGTGACGGTCCCCCTGAAGGATCAGCCGGGCGCCCTGCTTGCTGTGTTGAAACCCCTTGCAGAAGCGGGTCTCAATGTCCGTGATATTGAATTGATGAAGGTTCGTGAAAATGTGGCCGGCACCCTGTTGCTTGCCTTCAAGACGCCCGAGGAAGCCCGCCGTGCTATTCAAATCCTCGCTGTACTTGATTACGATGTAAAGGATCGCTAATGGATTTTGTGCTGAACCCGGATCGGGAACGCTTCCAACTGACTTTGGTCATGGCGCTGCTGGTGAATGGCCGCACGGTTCTTGAAGATTTCGCCTGGGCTGCAGGTGTGGAACGCTTTGCCAACGCCCTTAAGGAATTTGGTCTGGATTATGTCCAGCAGGGACACCAGCTGGTGCTGACGGGCAAGGGCTTCCAGTACGATTTGCCCTCCTTGCTTCCCATAGACTTTGACGAAGAATGCAATGTGATGCTCTGGACCCTGGCTTCCAAGGATGTGGAGCAAATCTACACCTTTGCCGCCGAAGCGGATGACGCAGGAATTGCGCAGGTCGCTAGTGCCAAGGAAACCTTGCAGAAGTACTTCAAGGTGAAGGCCGTTTCCGACGAACCGGCCAAGTTTACCTTTACCTTCGGGTATGATGAGCCTAGTATTAAAAAGGACTCCCTAGGAAACGTCGCCTATATCATGCGAAACCGTCTGCTGTTGCGCGGTTTGCTCCGTTCCGATTACATCACCTTCGAGGAAAAATCTACGGTTCACGACCAGTGGACCAAGATGCTGATGTATTTTGGCGTCAAGATGAAGTATGAAGGTCGCGGCATGGAGCAGCTCAGCGAGCTGGAACGTCGCATGATGATTGCCCGCGGCCAGAAGGTGGAGCGTACTCAGTTTACGGAAATGGCCGAAACGAAGGTCATTACCGC
This Fibrobacter sp. UWEL DNA region includes the following protein-coding sequences:
- a CDS encoding HAD family hydrolase, whose translation is MKFTNYIFDLGGVILDINMQKALDGFKALGVPEEELRFDAGETAKIMQNYQLGKLTTEQFCDAIIARCKPNAANPMNHGDCQTKPTRQQVADAWNSICLNIPQRKIDALCAIKKQANVFLLSNTNDLHWKYCLDHWFNVGVGAHGPNNVNDCFHHTFLSQELHLEKPNPEIYIRSFQKIFTLTASDLPNAQNTVFLDDNKANIYAAASCGISTIHVTPDYDWVAELR
- the gatA gene encoding Asp-tRNA(Asn)/Glu-tRNA(Gln) amidotransferase subunit GatA, with translation MITIDELQAQLASGATTSVKLTEEALAKVDATKNLNAYISVLNERALAKAAESDKRRAEGKTLGALDGIPVAIKDNMCLEGTRTTAASKILENFVAPYTATAVEKLEAAGAIIIGKTNMDEFAMGSSNETSYFGPVKNPLDETRVPGGSSGGSAVAVASGTVSCALGSDTGGSIRQPAACTGVVGLKPTYGRVSRYGLLAYASSLDQIGPFGSTVKDAALLLNAIVGVDAHDNTTSTRPAEDFTAKLDAGVKGKVIGVPKEYFAEGLDPECKAAIEAMLKKLEAEGATIKEVSLPNIGNAVSSYYIIATAEASSNLSRYDGVRYGYRSKDARKLIDLYSMSRSEAFGKEVQRRILLGSYVLSAGFYDAYYVQAQKVRRLITDDFNKAFEECDVIASPTMPGLPLKCGMNESDPMAVYLSDIYTVSLNLAGLPGVSVPCGKAGGLPVGLQWIGKPFQEADLLSVAAATEKLNK
- a CDS encoding DUF4321 domain-containing protein — translated: MNRKNTFARLVLFIVLGLIIGGVLGECLGVLFGQLGELMNAGGYNNIVHNVFVSSFPFNIGFPDKPEPVVLDLYMIKLAFGFSFKINFASVIGMVVGIYIMKWSGER
- the ung gene encoding uracil-DNA glycosylase; the encoded protein is MTVKLEESWLNLLADQFEQPYFHQIKDTLVKEKAAGQVIYPPGSKIFAALDFCPVEKVKAVIIGQDPYHNPGQAHGLCFSVPMGIEPPPSLINIFKELHDDLGLNPPPHGNLESWAQQGILLLNASLTVRAHQAASHAGIGWQQFTDTIIKRLSETRENLVFLLWGSFAIKKQELVAPNRGHLILTAPHPSPLSAYRGFFGCKHFSKANAYLESKGLETIDWSIK
- a CDS encoding glycosyl hydrolase 53 family protein, yielding MGNFKGIKRASAFGLMVTAMVAISACSDSDSGTGSTYECQTPGGCDDPGYILTSSSSSVYDIVPESSSNVIPDSDRGSSSLEPSRSSSSHVVPGSDQGSSSVELPEVSSSSVVFDSAFFGGIEPRSSSSHVIPSSSSHVIPDHDRGSSGMEPPRSSSSHVIPDHDRGSSSVEPPPSSSSAPALPQYAKILGVDISQMQEFEAKGTRVLDTDGTPKDVFELFRDHGFNYIRLKTFVGPKSKYGYAAGSCDQGAGTFGSNSEAFGDKDHVIAYAKRAKAAGMKLLLDFHYSDNWADPGKQIIPERWRKISSSDVLADSVYAYTKDVLIALKNAGALPEMVQVGNEITNGLLRDVPNGSTDCWGNNVDLANSSVSGVMSNATGIANTAKYLAAGSRAVKEISSSIKTVFHIESPHKTSTVEWWMKSIIQNSKVTPDVMAFSAYTAYEHGNPDSWKTLMTNLGKTYTSLEFLIAEYNGAQTKDSYSFDGSRAKTQKVMEQVPRGLGAFIWEPERSGAWGTSMFDWVGNDLKANQRAFDEYKVLF
- a CDS encoding chorismate mutase; this encodes MKIDDWRIRIDELNEELIALLNKRATFATEIGKIKKELGLPVLDQAREDAVLEKVGSMTKGPLSSDSIKEIFRTIMAETRKVED
- a CDS encoding prephenate dehydrogenase/arogenate dehydrogenase family protein; translated protein: MERITLVGFGLLASSVASAIKQANLPVKIRAVSSPSTLERARQMNLADEFFGYDQTAEWVKDTDVILLCSPILHILKTLDDLSKLPSEILQACSKKILVSDIGSTKVEICKAGTKLPAPFVFVGSHPMAGSEKRTLEYNDPSIFENAYWFVCPPDGTKEEDYKPLLQLIDFVGAHSVVFPPEHHDRTMAWVSHMPQMLSSTLAANIPERLLNYNYQHYAGRAFRDMTRIAASGWNMWHDIAVTNRGETVRALREVREGLDETIAAMDRLQVVNEGKPAENDCSENLEKVFKAGNDGRASLFAPGRNAASSFSEVTVPLKDQPGALLAVLKPLAEAGLNVRDIELMKVRENVAGTLLLAFKTPEEARRAIQILAVLDYDVKDR